Below is a window of Deltaproteobacteria bacterium DNA.
TGCCCAAGCCCACCGGTTGCGTGTAGCCACCAATTTTTTCCCCAAAAACCCTGCCTGGCAGGGTTTTTTTTTGCCCGCGCCCGGGCGGGTCAACGCCCGTAGATGTGGGCCAAGGTCCGCATCCGCGCCGAAAGCGCCTCGGTCTGGACTCCAGCAGGCAGACGCCACCCCCAGTTTCCACCCGCGACACCGGGCATGTTCATGCGGCCCTCTCCATCCAGGCCAAGATAATCCTGCATGGGAATAATGGCCAAATCGGCCACGGAAGCCAGGGTCAGCCGGATCAGGACATCGGCGGCATCGGCTTCCGTGACATTCCAGCCCACATAGGCTCGCAATCGTTCCCGGCCATCCGGCCCCAGCTCCTCGGCAAACCAAGCGCGCGTGGTGTTGTTATCGTGAGTTCCCGTGAAAGCCACGCTGTTCGGGACGACGTTGTGCGGAATGTAGGTGTTTTGCCCCATGTTCTCGGAAAAAGCGAACTGGAGCACCTTCATGCCCGGAAAACCAAACCGGCCCATGAGCTCCGTCACATCCGGCGTGATCACGCCCAAATCCTCGGCCACGAGCCTTAAATCCGGAACTGCCCGCGACACGGCCTCGAACAACTTTTCGCCTGGGCCGGGTATCCACGATCCGTTCTCGGCCGTGGGCTCGCAGGCCGGCACCTGCCAGAAGGCGCAAAAGCCCCGAAAATGATCCAGACGGACCAGATCGTAACGCCGGCTTTCATGCGCCAGGCGTTGGATCCACCACGAAAACCCGGTCCGTTCCAGACGCTCCCAGGCGTAGACGGGATTGCCCCACATCTGGCCGGTCGCGCTGAAATAATCTGGTGGCGCACCCGCCGAGTAAACAGGCAGGCCCGTGTCATCGAGCTCGAAAATACCTCGATTGGCCCACACATCGCAGCTGTCCAGGCTGACGTAAATCGGCGCGTCGCCCATGATCGCGATGCCCAAATCCGTGCAATGCCGGCGCAGGTCCCGCCACTGCCGCGCAAACAGATATTGGTAAAAACGCTCCTGGAGCATGGAATACCCCAACCGCGCCCGTGCCGCGCGCAAGGCCGCCTCCTCCCGCAGACGCAATTCCATGGGCCAGGCGAACCATGGCGCGAAATTCTGCTCGCGCTTCAACGCCATGAACAAAACATAATCATCCAGCCAAGCCTCCTCCCGCTGGCAAAAATCCTCGAACGCGGCATTCGCGCGCAGTCGGGGCAAGGCGCTGTCGAAGGCCGCTTCGAGCACGTGCATGCGCCACGCGGCTGCGGAGGAGTAATCCACCCGGCCCAAGGGAAAATCCGGCGCACGATGGATGTCCTCGGCCCGCACCAACCCGGACCGGGCCAACAGGTCCACGCTGATAAAGAGCACGTTGCCGGCAAAGGCGGAGTAGCTGCTATACGGCGAATTGCCCGCTCCGGCGTTGATCGGGGTCAGGGGCAGCATTTGCCACACGGACTGGCCCGAACGGGCCAAAAAATCCGCGAAAGCATGGGCTTCCGGGCCGAAATCCCCCAATCCATGCCGGGATGGCAGGGAAGAGACATGCAAAAGCACGCCAGCGCGGCGAGTGTTCATCGGCATCACTCGCCCTCGGGCATGAAATAAACCACGGCCAGGGGCGGCAACACCAGATTCAGCGAAAAAGGTCGACCATGGACGGGAATGGCCTCGGCCCGCGCGCCGCCCATGTTGCCGACCCCGCTGCCGCCATAGTGAATGCTGTCGGAATTGAGCGCCTCGCGCCACATCCCGCCCCGGTCCACGCCCACGGCATAATGTTCGCGGACAACTGGCGTGAAATTACACACCACCAGCACGGTCCGGGAGCCAGCCTTGCGGAAAAAACTGAGCACGCTCTGGTCCGAATCGTGGCAATTTTCCCAGCAAAACCCCGCCGGGTCGAAATCCAGTTCATGCAATGCCGGACACTCCCGGTAAAACCGGTTCACATCCCGCACCCAGCTCCGCAAACCGTCGTGCGCCGGAAAGGTCAGCAGCTCCCAGTCCAGGGCCCGATCGTGGTTCCATTCATTCCACTGGCCAAATTCCGCGCCCATGAACAACAGTTTCTTGCCTGGCAGGCCGTACATATATCCAAACAAAACCCGCAGACCGGCCATTTGCCGCCACGCATCTCCTGGCATCTTGGACAGTAGCGATTTTTTGCCATGAACCACCTCGTCGTGGGAAAGAGGCAGGACAAAATTCTCGGCATAAGCGTACCACAAGGCAAACGTGAGCAGGTTGTGGTGGTATTTGCGGTAGATCGGGTCGTATTCCATGTAGGTCAGGGAGTCGTTCATCCAGCCCATGTTCCACTTCAGCCCAAACCCCAGACCACCCAGATAGACGGGCTTGGAAACCATGGGCCAGGACGTGGACTCCTCGGCGATGGTCTGCACGTCGGGAAATTCCTGATACACGGCCTTGTTCAATTCGCGCAGCAGCTCGATGGCCTCCAGGTTTTCCCGACCGCCATGGCGGTTGGGAATCCACTCCCCTTCGCCCCGTGAATAATCAAGGTAGAGCATGGAGGCCACGCCATCCACGCGCAGCCCATCGAGATGGAATTCGCGCAGCCAATACAGGGCATTGCAAATCAAAAACCCCGCGACCTCATAGCGGCCATAGTTGAAAATGGCGCTCGTCCATTCGGGATGAAATCCCTGACGCGGATCGGCATGCTCGTACAAGGCGGTCCCATCGAAATATGCCAGGCCATGGGCGTCGGTCGGAAAATGTCCCGGCACCCAATCCAGGATAACACCAATGCCCCGCTGGTGCAGATAATCCACGAAATAACGAAAATCCTGGGGCGAGCCGTAGCGGCTGGACGGCGCGAAGTAACCGGTGCTCTGATACCCCCAGGAACCATAAAACGGATGCTCGGCCACGGGCATCAGCTCGACATGGGTAAAGCCCATATCCTGGGCATAGGCCGCCAACTCATGGGCGATGCGCCGGTAATTCAAGAAATCGCCCTGCTCGTCCCGACGCCACGAACCCAAATGAACCTCATAGATGGCCCAGGGACTGGCCAGGGAATTGCGCTCCCCCCGGTCTTTCATCCAGGCCGCGTCGTCCCACCCGTAATCGAGATCCCAAATGATCGAGGCCGTGGCCGGCGGCTCCTCGTTGAACAGGGCGTAGGGATCGGCGCGCTCACCCGACCCGCCGGACCAGGAAATGAAATACTTGTAGCGCTGACCATGTCTGGCCGCCGGCACGAGGCCCTCCCAAACTCCGGAACTGTCCAGACGCACGGCCATGGGGGCCGCGGTCCGATCCCAGTGATTGAAATCCCCGACCACGGAAACATAGCTGGCGTTGGGCGCCCAGACCGCGAAGCGGTATCCTCCGTCGGGGGCGGGATGGGCGCCAAAAAGTTCGTAAAGCCGCCCATGGCGGCCTTGCTTGAACAGGTAAACATCAAGATCGCCGAAACCGTGCGGACTGGACATGGATAAACCTCCGGAATTTCCCGACAGGATAGAAAAGAGAACACACCATTGGCAAGCTTCGGAAAGTTTCGTCGCAAAAAAAAAGCGCGGTCAACGCCGCGCTCCATCCATCACCCCAAAAAACGCCCTAGTGATGGTGCTCGTTCATGCCTTCCTTGATGCGGTACAGCGCGGCGATAACGATGGCCGCGAGGTAGGTGAAAATCCCGAGGACCCCGATGAAGCCCTGCACCGTGCTGTGCAGCATGTTTCCAAAAAGTTCTCCCAGCATGCGTTCCTCCTCGTATCGTATTCCAGCAACCCATATGTGGAACATTTCACAACCATGTTCCGCTTGAAAAATCAAGGAAAAAGCGGCCTTCAAGCCCGAAGCGTCGAGACCTCGTCGAAAAGGGCGTCGCGCTGCACCGGGACAAAGCCACTGGCCGAAATGGTATCCACCAACTCGCCGATGGTCATCCCCTTGGGCGAATCGGCTCCGGCCGCATGTCCGATTTTTTCCTCGACGATGGTCCCGTCGAAGTCATCGGCGCCGGCCCACAGCGCCATTTGCGCGGCCTTGATTCCGGCAAAGGCCCAGTACGCCTTGATATGTGGAATGTTGTCCAGCATCAAACGGGACACGGCGATCATGCGCAGGTATTCCTCGCCGGTGGGACCGGCGGCCCGAAGCTCGTTGTTGCGCGGCTGGTAGGCCAAGGGAATGAAGCACACAAAACCCGGCTTGGCGTCCTCCAGGATGCGCAGGGCGTCGAGATGCTCGACACGGTCTTCCCAGGATTCAATGTGCCCGAAAAGCATGGTGCTGTTGGTCTTGATGCCCATGTCATGGGCCAGGCCATGAATGGCCAGCCAACGCTCGCCGCTGACTTTTTCCGGACAGAGCTTGGCGCGCATGGCCGCGGAAAAAACCTCGGCCCCACCGCCGGTCAGCACCTGGAGCCCGACCGCGCGCAGTTCTTCGAGCACGGTCCGCTCATCGCGGTTCCAGGTATCGGCGAAATGGGCGATCTCCACGGCCGTGAAAGCCTTGATCACGGCCTGGGGACGAATTTGCCGGCACAAGGCCACCAGATCGAGATAGTATTGATAGGGCAGGTCCGGATTGAGCCCACCGACAATGTGGATTTCCCGGATGGGATGATCCTTGCGCGCCTCGAGCATGCCCCGAACCGTGTCCAGGGAATGGGCGTAGCCGCCCTCTTCGCCCTTGCGCTTGAAAAACGCGCAAAACCGACACTGATTCTTGCAGATGTTCGTATAGTTCAGATGCTGGTTATAGACATAATACGCCTTGTCCCCATGTCGGGCTCGACGCTGGCGCAGGGCGGCCTCGCCGAGTTCATGGACCGAGGCGTGGCGGGCGATATCCAGAGCGAAATCGCATTCGATGCGCTCGCCGGGTTTCAAGGTCGCCAGGCGTTTTCTGGCGGCGGAGCTGAGTCCGTTTTCCATCATGCTCATCCTCAAAAAAAAGAGGCCGCACCCTGGGTGGATGCAGCCTCCGTGTCAGACTCGAATACCGGGCACGAAGCTGCCGCGGGGCTATTCCTCGTCGCTCTCGGCGTTTTCTTCCATCTTCTGACGGATCATGTCGCCCAGGTTGCTGCCGGTCATGGTGCCACTCTGGGTGGTGCGGAATTCCGCGCCGCCACGCTTGCGCTCGGGTTCCTGCTGTTTCAGGGACAGGCCCAGACGACGTTCGTCGGCGCTGACATGAATGACCTTGGCCTCGATGGTGTCGCCCTCGTTGAAGGCTTCCTTGGGGGTCTTGATCTTCTTCTTGCTCATCTCGCTGACATGGACCAAGCCCTCGATGCCTTCCTCGACTTCCACGAACAGTCCGAAATCGGTGATGTTGGTGATGGTGCCGGTCAGCAACGTACCCACGGGGTAGCGATTGGGCACGTCCAGCCACGGATCGTCGGAGAGCTGCTTGATGCCCAGGGTGAACTTTTCGTTCTCCTTGTCCACGGTCAAGACCTTGGCCCGGACCACGTCACCGACCTTGTACAGCTCGTTGGGGTGACGGATCTTCTTGGTCCAGGACAGATCGGAGACATGGATGAGGCCGTCAATGCCGTCCTCGATGCCAATGAACAGCCCGAACTCGGTGATATTCTTGACGCTGGCCTCGAGGATGGTGCCCTCGGGGTATTTCTCGGCCACCAGATCCCACGGATTGGGAGCAACCTGCTTCATGCCCAGGGAGATACGCTTGCGGTCCACGTCCACGCCCAGGATGATGACGTCCACTTCGTCGCCGGGGCGGACCATCTGGGAGGGGTGACGCAGCTTGCGGGTCCAGGACATTTCGGAAATGTGCACCAGGCCTTCCACGCCGGGTTCCAGCTCCACGAAGGCGCCGTAATCGACCAGGTTGGTGACCTTGCCGGACAGTTTCTGGCCCTCGGGATACTTCTCGGAGATATTGGCCCACGGATCGGGAACCAGCTGCTTCAGACCCAGGGAGACCTTCTTGGCCTCCTGGTCGAAGGACAGCACCTTGAGCTGCAATTCGTCGCCCAGCTGGACCATTTCCTTGGGATGCTTGATGCGCTTCCAGGACATGTCGGTGATGTGCAGCAGGCCGTCCAAGCCGCCCAGATCGATGAACACACCGTATTCGGTGATGTTCTTGACCACGCCGTTCACGGTCTGACCTTCTTCCAACGTGGTCAGCAGCTCGCCGCGCTTGCGGTCGCGATCTTCCTCGAGCAGCACGCGACGGGAAACGATGACGTTGCTGCGGCGACGATTGATCTTGAGCACGCGAAATTCAAAATCCTGGTTGACCAGGGCATCCATATCCGGGACCGGACGCAGATCGACGTGGGAGCCGGGC
It encodes the following:
- the malQ gene encoding 4-alpha-glucanotransferase; the protein is MNTRRAGVLLHVSSLPSRHGLGDFGPEAHAFADFLARSGQSVWQMLPLTPINAGAGNSPYSSYSAFAGNVLFISVDLLARSGLVRAEDIHRAPDFPLGRVDYSSAAAWRMHVLEAAFDSALPRLRANAAFEDFCQREEAWLDDYVLFMALKREQNFAPWFAWPMELRLREEAALRAARARLGYSMLQERFYQYLFARQWRDLRRHCTDLGIAIMGDAPIYVSLDSCDVWANRGIFELDDTGLPVYSAGAPPDYFSATGQMWGNPVYAWERLERTGFSWWIQRLAHESRRYDLVRLDHFRGFCAFWQVPACEPTAENGSWIPGPGEKLFEAVSRAVPDLRLVAEDLGVITPDVTELMGRFGFPGMKVLQFAFSENMGQNTYIPHNVVPNSVAFTGTHDNNTTRAWFAEELGPDGRERLRAYVGWNVTEADAADVLIRLTLASVADLAIIPMQDYLGLDGEGRMNMPGVAGGNWGWRLPAGVQTEALSARMRTLAHIYGR
- the glgB gene encoding 1,4-alpha-glucan branching protein GlgB; this translates as MSSPHGFGDLDVYLFKQGRHGRLYELFGAHPAPDGGYRFAVWAPNASYVSVVGDFNHWDRTAAPMAVRLDSSGVWEGLVPAARHGQRYKYFISWSGGSGERADPYALFNEEPPATASIIWDLDYGWDDAAWMKDRGERNSLASPWAIYEVHLGSWRRDEQGDFLNYRRIAHELAAYAQDMGFTHVELMPVAEHPFYGSWGYQSTGYFAPSSRYGSPQDFRYFVDYLHQRGIGVILDWVPGHFPTDAHGLAYFDGTALYEHADPRQGFHPEWTSAIFNYGRYEVAGFLICNALYWLREFHLDGLRVDGVASMLYLDYSRGEGEWIPNRHGGRENLEAIELLRELNKAVYQEFPDVQTIAEESTSWPMVSKPVYLGGLGFGLKWNMGWMNDSLTYMEYDPIYRKYHHNLLTFALWYAYAENFVLPLSHDEVVHGKKSLLSKMPGDAWRQMAGLRVLFGYMYGLPGKKLLFMGAEFGQWNEWNHDRALDWELLTFPAHDGLRSWVRDVNRFYRECPALHELDFDPAGFCWENCHDSDQSVLSFFRKAGSRTVLVVCNFTPVVREHYAVGVDRGGMWREALNSDSIHYGGSGVGNMGGARAEAIPVHGRPFSLNLVLPPLAVVYFMPEGE
- a CDS encoding CofH family radical SAM protein produces the protein MMENGLSSAARKRLATLKPGERIECDFALDIARHASVHELGEAALRQRRARHGDKAYYVYNQHLNYTNICKNQCRFCAFFKRKGEEGGYAHSLDTVRGMLEARKDHPIREIHIVGGLNPDLPYQYYLDLVALCRQIRPQAVIKAFTAVEIAHFADTWNRDERTVLEELRAVGLQVLTGGGAEVFSAAMRAKLCPEKVSGERWLAIHGLAHDMGIKTNSTMLFGHIESWEDRVEHLDALRILEDAKPGFVCFIPLAYQPRNNELRAAGPTGEEYLRMIAVSRLMLDNIPHIKAYWAFAGIKAAQMALWAGADDFDGTIVEEKIGHAAGADSPKGMTIGELVDTISASGFVPVQRDALFDEVSTLRA
- a CDS encoding 30S ribosomal protein S1; this encodes MNNTQTTAETMDEMMDMDFESQLENYLNSDFGDIEEGVIVSGEVVKIDDTYILVDVNFKSEGQIPLDEFMENGQVAVKVGDTVDVYVVRKNEREGSIVLSRDKAKRMQVLDELEKLLETGDVVVGRIMRRIKGGYVVEIKGIEAFLPGSHVDLRPVPDMDALVNQDFEFRVLKINRRRSNVIVSRRVLLEEDRDRKRGELLTTLEEGQTVNGVVKNITEYGVFIDLGGLDGLLHITDMSWKRIKHPKEMVQLGDELQLKVLSFDQEAKKVSLGLKQLVPDPWANISEKYPEGQKLSGKVTNLVDYGAFVELEPGVEGLVHISEMSWTRKLRHPSQMVRPGDEVDVIILGVDVDRKRISLGMKQVAPNPWDLVAEKYPEGTILEASVKNITEFGLFIGIEDGIDGLIHVSDLSWTKKIRHPNELYKVGDVVRAKVLTVDKENEKFTLGIKQLSDDPWLDVPNRYPVGTLLTGTITNITDFGLFVEVEEGIEGLVHVSEMSKKKIKTPKEAFNEGDTIEAKVIHVSADERRLGLSLKQQEPERKRGGAEFRTTQSGTMTGSNLGDMIRQKMEENAESDEE